The Haploplasma axanthum region TAGGTTTAAAGAAGTTAATAGAAGCAGATATTTACATAAGTGTTACTGGTAATGCAGGTCCTACATATGATATTGGAACAAATAAATTTGAGTGTTATATTGGTTATTTATTTTTAGATGAATTTAAAATTATTCATCATATATTTGAGAATAATGATAGATTAGCTAATATTAAAAAAGTTGAAAAACTTATTGAAGAAGAAATAAAGAAAAGTCTAAGTATTTTGTGATAAACAGTGAATTTTAGGAAGTCTTGACTTTGAAGATTCGTATGATATAATATGGCTGAGATACAAAATAAAAAATAAAAGGAGAATTGATTATGAAAAAAGTATTTTTATTATTTTTTGCTTCAGTCGTTTTTATATTTTGTTCGGGATTCACGGTTCCAAACCATTTGTTAGAAAATGGTACTGCATATTAATCAGCCATGTGGATAAATGATAATTTGCCTGAAATCAGTAAAGCTGCTAATGAAGAAGGGTATGATATCTCTATTGAGACTTGTGTCATGCAGCCAATTTTAATTCATACAGAAAATGGTACTGAAGAAGGATATTTTATTGATTTTAATGATGACAACGGATATATTGTTGTAGGTGATAAACTTACAATATATGATTTGGTTTTTTTGCGGAACAATCGGTTGCCAAAGATGAGATATTGAAAGATTTTGAATACGATATTCATAATGGATATAATTATTATGGTAAAGAGTTGACAGATAATTCTGTAATTAACAATATCGAAATGGAAAAAATATCAAAATATGATGGTACAAATAGTGGTGGTTATATTACAGATTTACCGAAATATGTTGCCGATAGATATGGAAAGGAATATAAATTAAATGTCAGTAAGAGGGTAACTAATATGGATGGAGAACTCCAAACTGATAATTCAATTTATTATGAATCTAAAAACGGTTTTAGTTACTCTGAAGGTAATTGTGGATTGATATCAGCATTTAATTATCTCAAATATATGTATAATAACAGAGGTTTTAGCCGTATACCATATTCAAGTAAGATAAAATATGATGCTTCAATATTGGAACCGAAAATATATGATAAAAAACTTAAGGATTCAAATTATACTGTCAGAAATAATAAGAATATATCAAAGGCATTATCGGATATTAGACAGGAAGCTTATAGGATTAATGGTGGACCTGAAGGACTTACCGTTTGGGAATCTAGAAAATTACTTGATTACGCTATGAAAGAATATGGATATTCTACTAGATTCAAGGTTATAGAAATTTGGGACTATAATACAGTTACAAGTAGAATTGACAAAGGTCAAGGTTTATTATGGAGTGTTTTTGGGCACCAAACATACGGATCACATACGATGTTTGTGTCTGGATATAATACATATGTCAAAACAGGGAAATTTTTATGGTGGACAACTTATTCGTATAAAGAATTCTTCATATTAAAGGATGGACATTATAAGACAGATAAGTTTTATGATTTTAATGGCTTTAATGGTGGCGTGGTAGTAGGAGGATTTGTTGTTGAAAAATAATTTAAAAAAATCGCTTTTTTGTGTTTTGCTCATGTCAGCATTTATGCTAAGTTCGTGTAATAAGCCTCATAGGGTCAAGACTTATGGTATCAACGAAAAAGTTTTATTTATTGATGGGTTTCTGGATGGCAATATTCAAATGATTGAAGCAACAACTAATAATGAAATCACATATGTAGTATTCAGTTTAGAATTAATGGTTGAATCAACATTCAATGAAATTTTTTCAAATTTAGACATAACCATTAACCAGAAGGGATTCCAACTTAGATCGCATAAGTTAGATCAAAATGAAACCGTACTTCATAGTGATAGATTTCAAGTGATTATTGGTGATGATAATATAAGTTTAGCTGATTTGGATGATATTAGTTTTGCTACAGGAACTACAATAGTCAAATTCACTTGGAATAATATGGATTATAGTGATGAAAAAATCGACAAATGTTACTTTACAATTATCGGTTCCCTTCAAGCCAATTTTCAAGTTGTCTAGAAGATAAATTATCAGATTTATTATAGAATTATATAAAAAATGGATACTTCAAATTGAGGTATCCGTTTTTAAAAAGTTTCTAAAGAGTATTTTAATAAGCTCTTTAATTTTGCTAATATAAATATTAAACATAAGCAAAATAAATGATACGAATTTATTATCATAGTATAACCACACAAACTCTAAGTATTTTGTGATAAATGTTTGTATATACACAATTATTGTGTTATAATAACAAAGGCATATAAATATGTCCTTGTCTTGCAAAAGACCAATAGACCAGAAGGAGGAAGAAATAATGAAAAAGAAATACGAAGTAATGTATATTATTCGCCCAAACGTTGAGAGTGAAGGGGTTAAACAAATCGTTGACCGTTTTAACAATGTTTTCACATCACACGAAAGTGACGTAGTAGAACTTAAAGAAATTGGGTTAAAAGATCTTGCTTACGAAATAGATCATCATAAAAAAGGTTATTATGTTTGGCTTTTAGTTAATGCAACAACTGAAGCTATTACAGAATTTAACCGCCTTGTTCGTATCAATGAACAAGTTCTTCGTTTTATTGTAGTAAAAGAAGGAGAGTAAAATGATTAATAATGTTGTTTTAGTCGGGAGACTTACAAAAGATCCAGAGTTAAAAGTGACACAATCAAATACTCCATTTGTTAATTTCACTGTTGCAGTAAATAGAACATTTACTGATCAAACAGGAGAAAGACAAGCAGATTTCATTAATTGCATTGTATGGCGTAAACAAGCTGAAAATTTAGCACGTTATATGCGACAAGGATCTTTAGTTGGAATTCAAGGTCGAATTCAAACTAGAACTTTTGAAGGAGAACAAGGTACTCGTTATATAACTGAAGTAGTTTGTGATTCAATTCAATTTTTAGAAACTAAAGGTTCACAATCAGATAATAATACTAACAATAACAATGATGTTAATGATGAATATTATGAAACTAGTAAGAAACTAGTTGCAGAAGAAGATTTACCATTTTAAGGAGGAAAAACTAACATGCAACAACAAAAGCGTGGAGGCTTCAAAAGACGTCGCAAGGTATGCTACTTTACACAAAATAAATTTACTCACATCGATTTCAAAGATGCTGATTTATTAAGACGTTTCATTAACGAAAGAGGTAAGATTTTACCAAGAAGAGTTACTGGAACAAGTGCTAAATGGCAAAGACAATTAGCAATAGCTATTAAAAGAGCACGTCATATGGCCTTATTACCATTCGTAAACGAATAAAAAAAATTTAAAACCACATTTTTTGTGGTTTTTTTGTTATAATATAGGAAATTTATTAAAAGAAGGTGTTTAACATAATGAGTAAAGTAAGATTAGAAGATGATTTTTATTTATATGAAAATCAAGGATGGTTAGACGAAGCAGTAATTCCAGATGATAAACCATTAACTGGATCTTTTGTTGAGATTATGATTGAAAACGAAAAGAAACTTATGAATGATTTGAAAGAATTCGCTTTAAATGGAGTTGATCAAAAAGTCTACAATGATAAACTTTTTGATGTTTTTATTAAGCTATATAAAAAAGCTATTAATAAAGAGCAACGTGATAAAGAAGGAAATGCTATAATCAAAGAATATGTTAATAAGATATTAAAAGTAAATGATTATAAATCATTTCAAGAATTAATTATTGAGTTTATTAAAGTTGGTTTTCCAAGTTTTCTATCATTAGGTATTCAAAGTGATATGAAAAATGCCTCAATAAATACTTTATATCTTGGAACACCAGGAATTATTTTACCAGATAAAGGATATTATGATGAAAGTAATCCTGCTTTTAAAACTGGAGAAATGTTAATTGCTAAGTATAAAGAAGTACTTAATAGATTGTTTGATTTAGTAGAAATTAAAGATGGAGATAAAATATTAAATCAAGCATTAGAGTTTGATAAATTATTAGTTCCAATTACGAAAACATCAGAAGAAAAATCTGATTATGTTAAATCTTATAATCCTTATGAGTTAGAAAAATTAACTCGTAGTACAAAACTGATTTCGCTAGAAAAAATAATTGAATCACTTATAAGTGTTGAAGTTAAAGAAGTCATTGTTACTAATCCAAAGTTTATTGATAACTTAAATGATTTAATTGAAGGTAATTTAGAATTGATTAAAGGATGGCTTGTTAGTAAACTAGTATTTACATTAGCGGTAAGTGGTTTTGGAACTGACGAATTAAGACTTATAGGATCTGAATATAGCCTACTTTTAACAGGACAAAAAGAAGCAACAAACTTTGATAAGTTTACATTTAATTCATTATCAGGAGAATTTGGTGATGTTGTAGGTCTTTATTTTGGGAAAAGATATTTTGGAGAAAAGGCTAAAAAAGATGTTGAGTCAATGGTCCAAGAATTTATAGATGTATATAAAAAGAGATTAAGTAATATTGATTGGCTTTCAAAAGAAACAGTTGATAAAGCTTTGGTTAAGCTATCAAAGATTACTGCAATGATTGGTTATCCAGATAAGGTTAATCCTATATATGAAAGATTTGTTTTAAAAGAAGAACTTTCATTTGCTGAAAATATGATTGAATTCTATAAGGTTCAAATTGAACACGAGTTTTCTAAGTATGGAAAAGAAGTTGATAAAAAGATTTGGCATATGGGTGCACATGTCGTTAATGCGTATTATGAACCAATGAATAATCAAATTGTTTTTCCAGCAGGAATTTTACAACCTCCGTTTTATTCTTATAATCAAACTAAGGGAGAAAATTATGGTGGAATTGGTGCAGTTATTGCACATGAAATAACTCATGCTTTTGATACTAATGGAGCAAGAATTGATGAATTTGGTAATATTAATAATTGGTGGAAAGAAGAAGACTTCGAAGCATTTAATAAGCGTTCAGAAGCGATGGTACAATTATTTGATGGCTTAGAAGTTCCAGGTTCAAATGCAAAATGTAACGGTAAATTAACAGTTACTGAGAATATTGCTGATGCTGCAGGTTTATCATGTGCTTATGAAGCTGGAATTAAGCATAAAGAATTCGTTCCAAGTGACTTTTTCAAAGGATGGGCACACATTTGGAGATTTAAAGCAAATCCTTCATACATTGAATTGTTAGCTAATATTGATGTTCATTCACCTGGCTACTTAAGAGGACTTGTTCAATTGAAGAATTTTAAACCTTTTAGTGATTATTACAAAATAAAAGCAACAGATGGAATGTATATACCGAAGGATAAGCAAGTATCAATATGGTAAGATAAAATTATAAAAGTAGATTTAGTATGAGAAGATTGAGATTCTAAACTAAATCTATTTTTTTAAACAAATAATATATTCCTTGTGAATGATTAAGAGTATAAAAAGGATGGGTAGTACTTATGAAAAAAATAAGATGGGCAATTTGTGGTCTTGGAACAATTAGTAAGAAATTTTTAAAAGCAATCAAACTTACTGAAGGAAATGAAGTGGTAGCATGTGCTTCATCAGATAAAGCTCGTGCTGAAAAATATGCAAAAAAATACGGTATAAAGATTTTTGGTACTTATGAAGAGATTGCATCTTCAGGAGAAATAGATGCAGTTTATATTTGTAATAATATTAGTGATCATTATCGATGTTCAAAACTGTTTTTAAGTCATAATGTAGCGGTTTTATGTGAAAAAGCTTTTACTCAAAATGTTCATGAAGCTAAATCTTTAATAGCATATGCTAATGAAAAAAATACACTGATTATGGAAGCAATGTGGACTAAGTTTTTGCCAACAACACAAAAAATTATATCAATTATAGAATCAAAACAACTAGGAAGTATTATTGAAATAAATGGGGCGTTTCACGTTGATAAAAGATTTGATAAAAAGAGTCGTAGTTTTGATAATGTAAGAGGTGGAGGTTCTGTACTTGATCTCGCTGTTTATTTAGTTTCCTATTCGCAGTTTTTATTAGGAATGCCAAAGGAGATAACAGTAAATGGAAAAGTAAAAAATGGTGTTGATTTAAAATGTGATGTTTCAATGTACTACGAAAGTGCTATTGCAAAGTTTACAACATCAAGTGTTAATTTTTTTAAGATGTATCTAAAGATTATATGTGAACAGGGAACTATAGATGTTCCGATGTTTATGCAAGCAAATCATTTTACTGTTAAACAAGGAAAAAAAGTAGAAAAATATAAGTATAAGTTTAAGAATGGATTTCAATATGAGATACTTCATTTTAGTGATTTAGTGAGATTTAATAAAAAAGATAGTGATGTTAGATCAAATAAAGAAACAATAGATGTAATGGAAATTCTTACTTCAATTAATAATAAGTTAGGTGTTTCATTTAAAATGAAAGAATAATGCCAAAAAATTTATTTTTTTCTTTTTCTAAATCAGTTGTTTACGATATGAATGTTAACAAAATTATGATAAAATAATAACGAGGAATAATCTTTAATAATTAAGGATTTGAAAGGCTGTTTGATAATATGAAGAAGTTTTTACCTATTTTAATATCAATATTAGTATTTATTTTAACAATTGTCTTTTTTTATACGCCACTACAACAAGTTTTTAAAACTGATATGAGAGCATTTGTTGGGTTTATTTTAGTGTTTGTTGCTGATATCATGCTTACCGTAGTTATATTTTTATATGTGAACTATAATCAAAGAAGACGAATAAACAAACTTAAAGAACGATTAAAAATGTGGACCGATTTATCTTTATATGTAAACAAAGCTGGTGATGAAGTTTTTAATGAACTTCCAATAGGTGTAATTATTTATGATAAAGATTTTGAGATTAAGTGGACAAATCCATATACACTGGAAATATTTAATACTAAAAAATTAGTTGATGAAGATATAAAAACGATTAGTGAGAAACTTCAAGTTATTGTTGAATCAAAAAAATCAAAAGGAATAATTGAAATAAATAGTGAGTTATATGATGTTATTAATCGAAGTGAAGAACATTTTATTTATTTATTCAATGTTACAGAACGTGAAAGAATAAAGAGTAAGTACAATAATCAATTGCCAGCAATGGGAATAATTTATTTTGATAATTATGAAGAATCTTTAGGTAACTTGGATGTTTCCCTACAATCAAGTATTAAGGGAGAATATTTAGCTGCAATTGATGATTGGTTAACTAAATATGACGGATATTTAAAACCTTATACAGGTGATAGAATTATTTTTATGGTGTATCGAAAAGATTTAAGTCGAATGATTATTGATAAATTTGATATTCTTGAAAAAATCCGTTCAATTTCAAGTAAAAATAATGTTAGAGTAACATTATCAATTGGTGTTGCATCATGGGATGTTAATTATGATGATTTAGGAACATACGCTCAAAATGCAATAGATTTAGCTGAAAAGCGTGGTGGAGATCAAGCAGTAGTAAATATTCAAAATCAAAAAATTGAGTATTTTGGAGCTAAAAGTGATGCATCTGCAAAAAGTTCAAAAGTTGGAGCTCGTGTTAATGCCCAGACTTTAAAAGAATATATCAAGAAAGCTAGTCAAATTTTTATTATGGGTCATGATCAAACGGATTTAGATTCATTTGGTTCAATGTTAGCTGTTTATTATATGGCAAAAATAGATAACAAGAAAGTTTATAAGCTATATGATGAAGACAAACTTGATATGACTGTTAAAAAGGTTTTAAAAGAGATTAAGACTGTTGATCCAAAGCATACAGTATTTGAGAATGTGATTGATACTAACAAAGCTTTAGAGATTAATGATGAAGAAACATTAGTGATTATTGTTGATACACAATCACCAAAGATAGTCATAAGTAAAGAAGTTTTAGAAGCATCTAAAAAAGTAATAGTTATTGATCATCATAGAGTTGGTGATGATGGCTTTGATTCAATCTTCTCATATATTGAACCGTATGCATCATCAACAATTGAACTTGTTATGGAATTAATATCATTTTATGATGAAAGCATAAAGTTTACTAATTTAGAAGCAAGCATTATGTATGGTGGTTTAGTACTTGATACTAATAATTTTACAACTAGAACCGGTGTGAGAACATTTGAAGTTGCTTATAAACTTAGAGAGTTAGAAGCTGATCCAGAGTTAGTTAAATCATGGTTAAGAAAAGATTTAGACAGAACTTTAGGTATTAATAAGTTATTAAGTACAGCAAAAGTTTATTTAAGTAGATTTGTTTTTATGATTTCAAATGAAGAGCAGGAAGATCGAGTTATTTTAGCACAAACTTCAGAAGAAGCATTATCAATTGAGGGAGTAGATGCTGCATTTACGATTGCTCCTGTTAATGGTGTTCCATCAGTTAGTGCAAGATCAATTAGTGGTATTAATGTTCAATTAGTTATGGAACACATTGGCGGTGGAGGTCATATTAATAGTGCTGCTGCACAAATTAAAGATAAGACCGTTGATGAGGTTTATAAAGAAATAAAAGAGTTCTTAGATATGGAATATGGTACGGAGGGTGAAGAAATGGATATAATTTTATTAGAAGATGTAAAAGGTCGTGGAAAGAAAGACGATGTAATAAAAGTAGCTTCAGGATATGCTAATTTCCTTATTAAACAAGGAAAAGCAATACTTGCTAATGATGAGAATGTTAGAATTTTAAGAGATGCGCAAGCAGAAGAAAAAAGAAAAAATGATGAGCATCTAGAATTAATGAAAAAATTAAAAGCAGATATTGAATCAAAAAGTGTTACAATTGAAATTCAAAAAGGTAAAGATGGTAAATTATTTGGAAGTGTTACTTCAAAAGGAATTGCAGAAGAGTTTGAAAAACAAAATGGAATTTTAATTGATCGTAAAAAGATTGACTTACCAGCCGAAATTAATTCAGCAGGAATTTATACGGCAATTGTTAGCCTACATAGAGATGTAAAAGCAAATATTGAAATAAATGTAATTGAAAAGCAGGGATAATATGTCTAAAGCATTACCACATCATTTAGTTGCAGAACAATCAGTTTTAGGATCTGTATTTTTAGATCCTAAAAAAATAGTTCATGTAATAGATAAATTAACAATTGAAGATTTTTTTGATTTAAAACATCAATTAATATACCAAGCAATGATTCAAGTAAATAGTGATGATTTAAGTATTGATTATACTAGTGTTATGGCAAAACTTGAACAAGCGAAAAACCTCGGTAAAGCAGGAGGTTTAGAATATCTCTTAGAATTGTCTGATTTTGTTCCATCAACAACTCATCTTGATTCACATATTGATTTAGTAATTGACGGATCACTAAAGCGTCAAGTAATTGATGTCAGCAGTAATATTTTGAAATCAGGTTATGAAGAAGATATTGATGCAAATGAATATATTGCAAAAGCAGAAGAACAAATCTTCCAAATTGCTCAAAAACGTAAAACTAGTGAATTTTCACATATCGCTAAAGTTATTGAGGAAGTTCGAGAAAAAATCGAGAATAACAAAAATAATAAAGGCGGAATTACCGGTTTAAAAACAGGATTTACACATTTGGATCGTGTTACAGCAGGTCTTCAACCTGAAGAATTACTGATACTTGCTGCAAGACCATCAATGGGTAAGAGTGCTTTTGCACTTAATCTAGCATTGAACATTGCTAAAAGAAATCGTGATTCAAAAGCATGGGTAGCGATATTCAGTTTAGAAATGAGTAACGATCAATTAGCAACAAGAATGTTAAGTTCTGAAGCAGATATTGATGCTGGAAGATTAAAGTCCGGAAATCTTGATGGTAAAGACTGGGCTAATTTAACAGCAGGGAAAATGGTTTTAGAAAATTTAAATATTGTTTTTGATGATTCAGCAGCAGTTTCTGTCTCTGACATTAGAGCAAAATGCCGTAAACTTAGCCAAGAAGGTAAACTTGATTTCGTAATTATTGACTATTTACAGTTAATTAAAGGTGAATCT contains the following coding sequences:
- the dnaB gene encoding replicative DNA helicase; translation: MSKALPHHLVAEQSVLGSVFLDPKKIVHVIDKLTIEDFFDLKHQLIYQAMIQVNSDDLSIDYTSVMAKLEQAKNLGKAGGLEYLLELSDFVPSTTHLDSHIDLVIDGSLKRQVIDVSSNILKSGYEEDIDANEYIAKAEEQIFQIAQKRKTSEFSHIAKVIEEVREKIENNKNNKGGITGLKTGFTHLDRVTAGLQPEELLILAARPSMGKSAFALNLALNIAKRNRDSKAWVAIFSLEMSNDQLATRMLSSEADIDAGRLKSGNLDGKDWANLTAGKMVLENLNIVFDDSAAVSVSDIRAKCRKLSQEGKLDFVIIDYLQLIKGESKNGNRQEEVAKISRSLKQMARELKIPVLALSQLSRAVETRDDKRPVLADLRESGSIEQDADIVLFLFRQDYYERDPEKKTGDVDLGIAKNRQGQSGIDLHFKFDPAYSRFTTKEERDDDYTTRD
- the rpsR gene encoding 30S ribosomal protein S18, whose translation is MQQQKRGGFKRRRKVCYFTQNKFTHIDFKDADLLRRFINERGKILPRRVTGTSAKWQRQLAIAIKRARHMALLPFVNE
- a CDS encoding Gfo/Idh/MocA family protein, producing the protein MKKIRWAICGLGTISKKFLKAIKLTEGNEVVACASSDKARAEKYAKKYGIKIFGTYEEIASSGEIDAVYICNNISDHYRCSKLFLSHNVAVLCEKAFTQNVHEAKSLIAYANEKNTLIMEAMWTKFLPTTQKIISIIESKQLGSIIEINGAFHVDKRFDKKSRSFDNVRGGGSVLDLAVYLVSYSQFLLGMPKEITVNGKVKNGVDLKCDVSMYYESAIAKFTTSSVNFFKMYLKIICEQGTIDVPMFMQANHFTVKQGKKVEKYKYKFKNGFQYEILHFSDLVRFNKKDSDVRSNKETIDVMEILTSINNKLGVSFKMKE
- the rplI gene encoding 50S ribosomal protein L9; the encoded protein is MKKFLPILISILVFILTIVFFYTPLQQVFKTDMRAFVGFILVFVADIMLTVVIFLYVNYNQRRRINKLKERLKMWTDLSLYVNKAGDEVFNELPIGVIIYDKDFEIKWTNPYTLEIFNTKKLVDEDIKTISEKLQVIVESKKSKGIIEINSELYDVINRSEEHFIYLFNVTERERIKSKYNNQLPAMGIIYFDNYEESLGNLDVSLQSSIKGEYLAAIDDWLTKYDGYLKPYTGDRIIFMVYRKDLSRMIIDKFDILEKIRSISSKNNVRVTLSIGVASWDVNYDDLGTYAQNAIDLAEKRGGDQAVVNIQNQKIEYFGAKSDASAKSSKVGARVNAQTLKEYIKKASQIFIMGHDQTDLDSFGSMLAVYYMAKIDNKKVYKLYDEDKLDMTVKKVLKEIKTVDPKHTVFENVIDTNKALEINDEETLVIIVDTQSPKIVISKEVLEASKKVIVIDHHRVGDDGFDSIFSYIEPYASSTIELVMELISFYDESIKFTNLEASIMYGGLVLDTNNFTTRTGVRTFEVAYKLRELEADPELVKSWLRKDLDRTLGINKLLSTAKVYLSRFVFMISNEEQEDRVILAQTSEEALSIEGVDAAFTIAPVNGVPSVSARSISGINVQLVMEHIGGGGHINSAAAQIKDKTVDEVYKEIKEFLDMEYGTEGEEMDIILLEDVKGRGKKDDVIKVASGYANFLIKQGKAILANDENVRILRDAQAEEKRKNDEHLELMKKLKADIESKSVTIEIQKGKDGKLFGSVTSKGIAEEFEKQNGILIDRKKIDLPAEINSAGIYTAIVSLHRDVKANIEINVIEKQG
- a CDS encoding M13-type metalloendopeptidase; this translates as MSKVRLEDDFYLYENQGWLDEAVIPDDKPLTGSFVEIMIENEKKLMNDLKEFALNGVDQKVYNDKLFDVFIKLYKKAINKEQRDKEGNAIIKEYVNKILKVNDYKSFQELIIEFIKVGFPSFLSLGIQSDMKNASINTLYLGTPGIILPDKGYYDESNPAFKTGEMLIAKYKEVLNRLFDLVEIKDGDKILNQALEFDKLLVPITKTSEEKSDYVKSYNPYELEKLTRSTKLISLEKIIESLISVEVKEVIVTNPKFIDNLNDLIEGNLELIKGWLVSKLVFTLAVSGFGTDELRLIGSEYSLLLTGQKEATNFDKFTFNSLSGEFGDVVGLYFGKRYFGEKAKKDVESMVQEFIDVYKKRLSNIDWLSKETVDKALVKLSKITAMIGYPDKVNPIYERFVLKEELSFAENMIEFYKVQIEHEFSKYGKEVDKKIWHMGAHVVNAYYEPMNNQIVFPAGILQPPFYSYNQTKGENYGGIGAVIAHEITHAFDTNGARIDEFGNINNWWKEEDFEAFNKRSEAMVQLFDGLEVPGSNAKCNGKLTVTENIADAAGLSCAYEAGIKHKEFVPSDFFKGWAHIWRFKANPSYIELLANIDVHSPGYLRGLVQLKNFKPFSDYYKIKATDGMYIPKDKQVSIW
- the rpsF gene encoding 30S ribosomal protein S6 is translated as MKKKYEVMYIIRPNVESEGVKQIVDRFNNVFTSHESDVVELKEIGLKDLAYEIDHHKKGYYVWLLVNATTEAITEFNRLVRINEQVLRFIVVKEGE
- the ssb gene encoding single-stranded DNA-binding protein; its protein translation is MINNVVLVGRLTKDPELKVTQSNTPFVNFTVAVNRTFTDQTGERQADFINCIVWRKQAENLARYMRQGSLVGIQGRIQTRTFEGEQGTRYITEVVCDSIQFLETKGSQSDNNTNNNNDVNDEYYETSKKLVAEEDLPF